A window of the Xiashengella succiniciproducens genome harbors these coding sequences:
- a CDS encoding sialate O-acetylesterase: MIAKLKFLLIGGLFLFGCRSNTPEPELHVYLCFGQSNMQGATPAEAQDSVVDARFQVMSTMDCPDLGREMGKWYTATPPISDCRSGLSPADYFGRTMVENLPEHIKVGVINVSVGGCRIELFDKENYESYVETAPVWMLNWINNYGGNPYGRLVELAKQAQADGGVIKGILMHQGESNPNDSLWTKKVSDIYNNLLADLNLKAEETPLIAGELLSAEFGGRCAPFNEFIATLPEAIPNAHVVSSEGCPGMPDGLHFSAEGYRMLGKRYAEMMLSLMNSK; encoded by the coding sequence ATGATTGCAAAACTTAAATTCCTATTGATTGGCGGCTTATTCCTCTTTGGCTGCCGTTCTAATACTCCAGAGCCTGAACTGCACGTTTACCTCTGTTTCGGTCAATCAAATATGCAAGGCGCAACTCCTGCTGAAGCTCAGGATTCTGTAGTTGATGCGCGCTTCCAGGTAATGAGTACTATGGATTGTCCAGACCTGGGAAGGGAAATGGGTAAGTGGTACACTGCTACCCCGCCAATTAGTGACTGTAGGTCAGGTCTTTCACCTGCCGATTATTTCGGACGTACTATGGTAGAAAACCTTCCTGAACACATCAAGGTAGGTGTAATCAATGTATCTGTGGGAGGATGCAGAATTGAGCTTTTTGACAAGGAAAACTATGAATCTTACGTAGAAACTGCCCCTGTTTGGATGCTAAACTGGATCAATAACTACGGTGGCAATCCTTATGGCAGACTTGTCGAGCTCGCCAAGCAAGCTCAGGCTGATGGTGGTGTTATCAAGGGTATCCTGATGCATCAGGGAGAGTCCAATCCTAATGACTCACTATGGACTAAGAAAGTAAGTGATATTTACAATAATCTGTTGGCAGATCTTAACCTGAAGGCTGAAGAAACTCCGTTGATTGCTGGCGAACTGCTTAGTGCTGAGTTTGGTGGCAGATGCGCTCCATTCAATGAGTTTATTGCTACACTTCCTGAGGCAATTCCTAACGCCCATGTCGTGTCTTCAGAAGGATGCCCCGGTATGCCTGATGGTCTGCACTTCTCTGCTGAAGGGTATAGAATGCTTGGTAAGAGATATGCTGAAATGATGCTTTCACTTATGAACTCTAAATAA